The proteins below come from a single Burkholderia contaminans genomic window:
- a CDS encoding putative quinol monooxygenase, whose translation MALHVIASLFLKPEHAAAAEAELRSMVAKTRTEPGNRRYDLFREQDGSPNLHLYEIYDDQAAFDAHLASPYFGEFRAKSADWFTAPPVIKVLAGIDVAE comes from the coding sequence ATGGCGCTCCACGTAATTGCTTCCCTGTTCCTGAAACCCGAACACGCGGCGGCCGCCGAGGCCGAACTGCGCAGCATGGTCGCGAAGACGCGCACCGAGCCGGGCAACCGGCGCTACGACCTGTTCCGTGAGCAGGACGGTTCGCCGAACCTCCACCTGTACGAGATCTACGACGACCAGGCCGCGTTCGACGCGCACCTGGCGAGCCCGTATTTCGGCGAATTCCGCGCGAAGTCGGCCGACTGGTTCACCGCGCCGCCGGTCATCAAGGTGCTGGCGGGCATCGACGTCGCCGAGTAA
- a CDS encoding (2Fe-2S)-binding protein yields MITLNINGETRSVDAPDDMPLLWVLRDVVGLIGTKFGCGIAQCGACTVHLDGVAARSCVLPVAAVAGRKITTIEAVGATPAGHKVQQAWRELDVVQCGYCQSGQVMAATALIASNPNPSDADIDAAMAGNICRCGTYNRIRAAVKQAAKEA; encoded by the coding sequence ATGATCACCCTCAACATCAACGGCGAAACCCGCTCGGTCGACGCCCCCGACGACATGCCCTTGCTCTGGGTGCTGCGCGACGTCGTCGGTCTCATCGGCACGAAGTTCGGCTGCGGGATCGCGCAGTGCGGCGCGTGCACTGTGCATCTCGACGGCGTCGCCGCGCGCTCGTGCGTGCTGCCGGTCGCGGCTGTCGCCGGCCGCAAGATCACGACGATCGAAGCCGTCGGCGCGACGCCGGCCGGCCACAAGGTCCAGCAGGCATGGCGCGAGCTCGACGTCGTCCAGTGCGGTTATTGCCAATCGGGGCAGGTGATGGCTGCCACCGCGCTGATCGCATCGAACCCGAACCCGAGCGACGCCGACATCGACGCGGCAATGGCCGGCAACATCTGCCGCTGCGGCACGTACAACCGGATTCGCGCGGCCGTGAAGCAAGCCGCCAAGGAGGCCTGA
- a CDS encoding NADP-dependent oxidoreductase, producing the protein MPQSKTTNRQIVLNSRPVGAPTPDNFRTESADVPTPGAGQVLLRTVWLSLDPYMRGRMSDAPSYAPPAELGRPMVGGTVSQVVSSNLPAFREGDLVVAGAGWQDYALSDGTGLIPLGRNFAHPSYALGVLGMPGFTAYTGLLKIGEPKAGETVVVAAASGAVGAVVGQIAKLKGCRVVGVAGGADKCAYVTDTLGFDVCVDHRDPAFAAKLKEACPNGVDIYFENVGGAVFDAVWPLFNDHARVPVCGIIAHYNDAAYDDKAVSTGRDRVPALMGTILRKRIRMQGFIIMDHYATGYATFMKEMSEWVAQGKVKTLEDVVPDLADAPEALIGLLAGKNFGKVVVRVGPDELA; encoded by the coding sequence ATGCCGCAAAGCAAGACCACCAATCGCCAGATCGTCCTGAACTCGCGCCCGGTCGGCGCGCCGACGCCGGACAACTTCCGCACCGAATCCGCTGACGTGCCGACGCCCGGCGCCGGCCAGGTGCTGCTGCGCACGGTCTGGTTGTCGCTCGATCCGTACATGCGCGGCCGGATGAGCGACGCACCGTCCTATGCGCCGCCGGCCGAACTCGGCCGGCCGATGGTCGGCGGCACGGTCAGCCAGGTCGTGTCGTCGAACCTGCCGGCGTTCCGCGAAGGCGACCTGGTGGTGGCAGGCGCCGGCTGGCAGGACTATGCGTTGTCCGACGGCACCGGCCTGATTCCGCTCGGCCGCAACTTCGCGCATCCGTCGTACGCGCTCGGCGTGCTCGGCATGCCGGGCTTCACCGCCTATACCGGCCTGCTGAAGATCGGCGAGCCGAAGGCCGGCGAAACCGTGGTGGTCGCGGCGGCGAGCGGTGCGGTCGGCGCGGTGGTCGGCCAGATCGCCAAGCTGAAGGGCTGCCGCGTGGTCGGCGTCGCGGGTGGCGCCGACAAGTGTGCGTACGTGACCGACACGCTCGGCTTCGACGTGTGCGTCGACCATCGCGATCCGGCATTTGCCGCGAAGCTGAAGGAAGCGTGCCCGAACGGCGTCGACATCTATTTCGAGAATGTCGGCGGGGCCGTGTTCGACGCGGTGTGGCCGCTGTTCAACGACCATGCGCGCGTGCCCGTGTGCGGGATCATCGCGCACTACAACGACGCGGCCTACGACGACAAGGCCGTGTCGACCGGCCGCGACCGCGTGCCGGCACTGATGGGCACGATCCTGCGCAAGCGCATCCGGATGCAGGGTTTCATCATCATGGATCACTATGCAACCGGCTATGCGACGTTCATGAAGGAAATGAGCGAATGGGTCGCGCAGGGCAAGGTGAAGACGCTCGAGGACGTCGTCCCCGATCTCGCCGATGCGCCGGAAGCGCTGATCGGCCTGCTGGCCGGCAAGAACTTCGGCAAGGTCGTCGTGCGCGTGGGCCCCGACGAACTGGCCTGA
- a CDS encoding TetR/AcrR family transcriptional regulator: MNASSGAEVRQHILNIAKPIMLHKGFSAVGLNEILAAAGIPKGSFYHYFGSKEAFGEALLESYFDGYLAHLDNLFKHQAGTGAERLMTYWRNWLHTQCADDPEGKCLAVKLGAEVSDLSEAMRTVLRHGTSQIIERLAGGIEAGLADGSLSGVADPSHTAAILYELWLGATLLEKIHRNRQPLERAMVETRRMLNLPPLEPSGAQS, translated from the coding sequence ATGAATGCATCTTCAGGCGCGGAAGTCCGCCAGCACATCCTGAATATCGCCAAGCCGATCATGCTCCACAAGGGGTTTTCGGCGGTCGGCCTGAACGAGATTCTCGCTGCGGCGGGTATCCCGAAGGGCTCGTTCTACCATTACTTCGGCTCGAAAGAGGCATTCGGCGAAGCTCTGCTCGAATCGTATTTCGACGGCTATCTCGCGCATCTCGACAACCTGTTCAAGCATCAGGCAGGCACGGGCGCCGAGCGCCTGATGACGTACTGGCGCAACTGGCTGCACACGCAATGCGCGGACGATCCGGAAGGCAAGTGCCTCGCGGTAAAGCTCGGCGCGGAAGTGTCGGACCTGTCGGAAGCGATGCGCACGGTGCTGCGGCACGGCACGAGCCAGATCATCGAGCGGCTCGCGGGCGGCATCGAGGCCGGGCTGGCCGACGGTTCGCTGAGCGGAGTCGCCGATCCGTCGCATACGGCCGCGATCCTGTACGAGCTGTGGCTGGGCGCGACGCTGCTGGAAAAGATTCACCGCAACCGCCAGCCGCTCGAACGGGCGATGGTCGAAACGCGGCGCATGCTCAACCTGCCGCCGCTCGAGCCGAGCGGCGCGCAGTCGTAA
- a CDS encoding plasmid pRiA4b ORF-3 family protein, whose translation MPKSFQRFTLNVTLQHIDPPIWRRIEVEGTESLRKLHHILQAAFGWEDTHLHDFLIDGMTYAMFEVDDVADFADPDTTADDRKVRLQTVLKPGSRFVYRYDFGDGWNHTVVVEKMEAVDSEPWGEAQVIDGARACPPEDVGGPRGYQAFLDTLSHDPDSEQAARYRNWIGPGFDAELFDLRAANAALLRMASNRWGN comes from the coding sequence ATGCCAAAATCGTTCCAGCGTTTCACCCTCAATGTGACGCTTCAGCATATTGATCCGCCGATCTGGCGTCGGATCGAAGTCGAAGGAACCGAATCTCTGCGCAAGCTGCATCACATTCTGCAGGCAGCTTTCGGATGGGAGGACACCCATCTGCACGACTTCCTGATCGACGGCATGACCTACGCGATGTTCGAGGTTGATGACGTGGCGGACTTCGCCGATCCGGACACGACTGCCGATGACCGGAAGGTTCGTCTGCAGACAGTCCTGAAGCCAGGTTCGCGCTTCGTTTACCGATACGACTTCGGAGACGGGTGGAATCACACCGTCGTCGTCGAGAAGATGGAAGCGGTCGATAGCGAACCGTGGGGCGAGGCCCAGGTCATTGACGGCGCTCGTGCTTGTCCGCCTGAAGACGTGGGCGGCCCAAGGGGCTATCAGGCGTTCCTGGATACGTTGTCCCACGATCCGGACAGTGAACAGGCAGCGCGTTACCGAAACTGGATCGGCCCCGGTTTCGATGCGGAGCTGTTCGATCTGCGTGCAGCCAATGCAGCGCTGTTACGCATGGCTTCCAACCGCTGGGGCAACTGA
- a CDS encoding xanthine dehydrogenase family protein molybdopterin-binding subunit yields the protein MSRGLIEAGRAGAGVSRRSFLKLGMSLGAAAGGGLLLGFSMPAAGDDARRSVIGGDAAEPAQPGVFAPNAFVQIDRAGKVTLVMPKVEMGQGVYTALPMLIAEELEVPLSSVTLDHAPPNEKLFLDPLLGGQLTGGSTSIRYAWEPLRRAGATARTLLVAAAAKQWNVDPAACRATNGEVQHPPSGRRASYGQLADAAAKLPVPKDVALKQPADFKLIGTPAKRLDSPEKVDGTAQFGLDVRLPGMLYAVIVNSPVFGGTVASVDDTAAKKIPGVRQVVRVDNAVAVVGDHTWAAKRGASALVVKWNEGAGAKVSTKDLFADLAQAAANGKGAVARKDGDVDKAFANAKTRVDAVYEQPLLAHATMEPVNCTVHVRGDGCEIWVGTQVPTRARDTVQQLTGLAPDRIVVHNHLLGGGFGRRLETDMIGQAVKVGKQVNAPVKVVWTREEDVQHDMYRPCYHDRISAGLDANGKPVAWQHRIVGSSILARFAPPAVKDGVDPDAIEVAAELPYDLPNQLVDYVRQEPRHVPTAFWRGVGPTRGTFVVESFIDELAAQTKTDPVQYRRALLGKTPRALNVLDVATKAAGWGGPALPTGQGRGVSVMHAFGSFFSIVVDVAVDNGEVQVKRVVCAVDCGMVVNPNTIEAQVQGGIIFGITGALYGEITIEEGRVVQSNFTDYRMLRINETPPIEVHLVKSGEAPGGIGEPGTAATAAAVANAIFAATGKRLRKLPVGDQLKTA from the coding sequence ATGTCACGAGGACTGATCGAAGCCGGTCGGGCCGGCGCGGGCGTGTCGCGCCGTTCGTTCCTCAAGCTCGGCATGTCGCTGGGCGCGGCGGCCGGCGGCGGATTGCTGCTCGGCTTCAGCATGCCGGCCGCGGGCGACGATGCGCGCCGTTCGGTGATCGGCGGCGACGCCGCCGAACCGGCTCAACCCGGCGTGTTCGCACCGAACGCGTTCGTGCAGATCGACCGCGCCGGCAAGGTCACGCTGGTGATGCCGAAGGTCGAGATGGGGCAAGGTGTCTATACGGCGCTGCCGATGCTGATCGCGGAAGAACTCGAAGTGCCGCTGTCGAGCGTGACGCTCGACCATGCGCCGCCGAACGAGAAACTGTTCCTCGATCCGCTGCTCGGCGGCCAGCTCACCGGCGGTTCGACGTCGATACGCTACGCATGGGAACCGCTGCGCCGTGCGGGCGCGACCGCGCGCACGCTGCTGGTCGCGGCCGCCGCGAAGCAATGGAACGTCGATCCGGCAGCCTGCCGCGCCACGAACGGCGAAGTGCAGCATCCGCCGAGCGGCCGCCGCGCGTCGTACGGCCAGCTCGCCGATGCGGCGGCGAAGCTGCCGGTGCCGAAGGACGTCGCGCTGAAGCAGCCGGCGGATTTCAAGCTGATCGGCACGCCCGCGAAGCGGCTCGATTCACCGGAGAAGGTCGACGGCACCGCGCAGTTCGGGCTCGACGTGCGCCTGCCCGGCATGCTGTACGCGGTGATCGTGAACAGCCCGGTGTTCGGCGGCACGGTCGCGAGCGTCGACGACACGGCCGCGAAGAAGATCCCCGGCGTGCGCCAGGTCGTGCGTGTCGACAACGCGGTGGCGGTGGTCGGCGATCACACGTGGGCCGCGAAGCGCGGCGCGTCGGCGCTGGTCGTGAAGTGGAACGAGGGCGCGGGCGCGAAAGTCTCGACGAAGGATCTGTTCGCGGATCTCGCGCAGGCGGCGGCGAACGGCAAGGGCGCGGTCGCACGCAAGGACGGCGACGTCGACAAGGCATTCGCGAATGCGAAGACGCGCGTCGACGCCGTCTACGAACAGCCGTTGCTCGCGCACGCGACGATGGAACCGGTGAACTGCACGGTGCACGTGCGCGGCGACGGCTGCGAGATCTGGGTCGGCACGCAGGTGCCGACGCGGGCGCGCGATACCGTGCAGCAGCTCACGGGCCTCGCGCCCGACCGGATCGTCGTGCACAACCACCTGCTCGGCGGCGGCTTCGGCCGGCGGCTCGAGACGGACATGATCGGTCAGGCCGTGAAGGTCGGCAAACAGGTCAACGCGCCGGTGAAGGTGGTCTGGACGCGCGAGGAAGACGTGCAGCACGACATGTACCGGCCGTGCTACCACGACAGGATTTCGGCCGGCCTCGACGCGAACGGCAAGCCGGTCGCGTGGCAGCACCGGATCGTCGGCTCGTCGATCCTCGCGCGCTTCGCGCCGCCCGCGGTCAAGGACGGCGTCGATCCCGACGCGATCGAAGTCGCGGCCGAGCTGCCGTACGACCTGCCGAACCAGCTGGTCGACTACGTGCGTCAGGAGCCGCGCCACGTGCCGACCGCGTTCTGGCGCGGCGTCGGCCCGACGCGCGGCACGTTCGTGGTCGAGAGCTTCATCGACGAACTGGCCGCGCAGACCAAGACCGACCCGGTGCAATACCGCCGCGCGCTGCTCGGCAAGACGCCGCGCGCGCTCAACGTGCTCGACGTCGCGACGAAGGCGGCCGGCTGGGGCGGACCGGCGCTGCCGACGGGGCAAGGGCGCGGCGTCTCGGTGATGCACGCGTTCGGCAGCTTCTTCTCGATCGTCGTCGATGTCGCGGTGGATAACGGCGAAGTGCAGGTGAAGCGTGTCGTGTGCGCGGTCGATTGCGGCATGGTCGTCAACCCGAACACGATCGAGGCGCAGGTGCAGGGCGGCATCATCTTCGGGATCACCGGCGCGCTGTATGGCGAGATCACGATCGAGGAGGGCCGCGTCGTGCAGAGCAACTTCACCGACTACCGGATGCTGCGGATCAACGAGACGCCGCCGATCGAGGTGCATCTCGTTAAAAGCGGCGAGGCGCCGGGCGGGATCGGCGAGCCGGGTACGGCCGCGACCGCCGCGGCGGTGGCCAACGCGATCTTCGCGGCAACCGGCAAGCGGCTGCGCAAGCTGCCGGTCGGCGACCAGCTGAAGACGGCTTGA
- a CDS encoding sensor domain-containing diguanylate cyclase, which translates to MHSRSAAPYYVVLAGTLIACALMGLCVLQLFQSRHDALDRARETSRNLALVAERDIERNIELYSLSLEAVIQGLQRPDVMATTPALRRGVLFDHAMTAQFLGSMLVLDAAGNIILDSANDTPRQGNFGDRKYFTVHRDNPNAGLYISDPYASRLRGGSLSVALTRRVSNPDGSFGGIVMIAVNLEYFHTLFAGLALGSHGAISLVGRDGIMFMRQPYDVRTIGRDISKAATFRHFMTAPEGSFVETSTIDNVRRLYYFKTLPHLPLIIMVAEAEQDIYAAWRRRAITIGALVATFGAAFIVLSFLLGTQLRRRIRAESELVMLARTDGLTGLNNRRSFGEVLDLEWRRARRARSVFSLLFVDVDRFKAFNDTYGHQAGDDALAAVARCIGDNIRRPADTAARYGGEEFVVILPDTPATGATEIAERIRAAIDGLAIEHAESEFGRVTASIGVASWAPGQEGEVESVIKAADEALYHAKETGRNKVASHEAGT; encoded by the coding sequence ATGCATTCGCGCTCGGCAGCGCCGTACTACGTTGTGCTGGCGGGGACCTTGATCGCGTGCGCGCTGATGGGCCTCTGCGTGTTGCAGCTGTTTCAGAGCCGTCACGATGCGCTCGACCGCGCACGCGAGACGTCGCGAAACCTGGCGCTCGTCGCGGAGCGCGACATCGAACGCAATATCGAGCTGTACAGCCTGTCCCTGGAAGCCGTGATCCAGGGCCTGCAGCGGCCGGACGTCATGGCGACCACACCGGCCCTGCGGCGCGGCGTCCTGTTCGACCACGCGATGACGGCGCAATTTCTCGGCTCGATGCTCGTGCTGGATGCGGCCGGCAACATCATCCTGGATTCGGCGAATGACACGCCGCGCCAGGGCAACTTCGGCGACCGCAAGTACTTTACGGTGCACCGGGACAATCCGAACGCCGGGCTTTACATCAGCGATCCCTATGCGTCCCGCCTGCGGGGCGGCTCGCTCAGCGTGGCACTGACGCGCCGCGTGTCGAATCCGGATGGCTCGTTCGGCGGCATCGTGATGATCGCGGTCAATCTCGAGTATTTCCACACGCTGTTCGCCGGCCTCGCGCTCGGCTCCCACGGCGCGATCTCGCTGGTCGGCCGGGACGGCATCATGTTCATGCGCCAGCCGTACGACGTGCGCACCATCGGCCGCGACATCAGCAAGGCGGCGACGTTTCGCCACTTCATGACGGCACCGGAGGGCTCGTTCGTCGAGACCTCGACGATCGACAACGTGCGCCGCCTGTACTACTTCAAGACGCTGCCGCACCTGCCGCTGATCATCATGGTCGCCGAGGCGGAGCAGGACATCTATGCAGCGTGGCGGCGCCGGGCGATCACGATCGGCGCGCTGGTGGCGACCTTCGGCGCGGCGTTCATCGTGCTGTCCTTTTTGCTGGGCACCCAACTGCGGCGCAGGATACGGGCCGAATCCGAGCTGGTGATGCTCGCGCGCACCGACGGCCTCACGGGGCTCAACAATCGCCGCTCGTTCGGGGAAGTGCTGGACCTCGAATGGCGCCGCGCACGCCGTGCCCGTTCGGTGTTTTCGCTGCTGTTCGTCGACGTCGACCGCTTCAAGGCCTTCAACGACACGTATGGTCACCAGGCCGGCGACGACGCGCTGGCAGCGGTTGCGCGATGCATCGGCGACAACATCCGGCGTCCCGCTGACACCGCCGCCCGCTATGGCGGCGAGGAATTCGTCGTGATCCTGCCCGATACGCCGGCCACGGGCGCGACCGAAATTGCCGAGCGGATTCGCGCGGCGATCGACGGGCTCGCGATCGAACATGCGGAAAGTGAATTCGGGCGCGTCACCGCGAGCATCGGCGTGGCAAGCTGGGCCCCCGGGCAGGAAGGGGAGGTCGAGTCGGTGATCAAGGCGGCCGACGAGGCGTTGTACCACGCGAAGGAAACGGGGCGAAACAAGGTCGCCTCGCATGAAGCGGGCACCTGA
- a CDS encoding response regulator transcription factor: MLTACNPASRRHGRLKSRRLQIAGECGANDGCVAPSRAARPSIAAETKARRRNYTTRIEGSGMAKVLLLDDEVELREEIAAFLEKRGWTVDQAGTVAEFQARASDLAFAIIDVMLPDGSGFDAAVWLRARHRDCGIVMLTARGETQDKIDGLIGGADHYLVKPVKLLELDAILQALGRRVAHDWRLDCQARVLTAPAGGRLDLSASEIALLSLLARHPSKAVSRRQIAEDFGFDWVDYDERRLETMVSRLRQRWRSEAGSELPLKTVHRTGYTFAVPLMLA; encoded by the coding sequence ATGCTGACCGCCTGCAACCCAGCGTCTCGCCGCCACGGTCGGCTAAAATCCCGGCGCTTGCAGATCGCAGGCGAATGCGGGGCCAATGACGGCTGCGTCGCGCCATCCCGCGCGGCACGGCCGTCGATCGCGGCGGAAACAAAGGCAAGACGCCGCAACTACACAACGCGGATCGAAGGTAGCGGTATGGCAAAGGTGCTGTTGCTCGACGACGAGGTCGAGTTGCGCGAGGAAATCGCCGCATTCCTGGAAAAGCGCGGCTGGACGGTCGATCAGGCTGGCACGGTCGCGGAGTTCCAGGCACGGGCGTCGGATCTCGCATTTGCGATCATCGACGTGATGCTGCCGGACGGGAGCGGTTTCGACGCGGCCGTGTGGCTCAGGGCCCGGCATCGCGACTGCGGCATCGTCATGCTGACTGCCCGCGGCGAGACCCAGGACAAGATCGACGGCCTGATTGGCGGCGCCGATCACTATCTCGTCAAGCCGGTGAAGCTGCTCGAACTCGACGCCATTCTCCAGGCGCTCGGCCGCCGGGTAGCGCACGACTGGCGGCTCGACTGCCAGGCGCGCGTGCTGACCGCGCCGGCCGGCGGCCGGCTCGATCTGTCGGCCAGCGAGATCGCCCTGCTCTCTCTGTTGGCGCGCCATCCGTCCAAGGCCGTGAGCCGGCGGCAGATCGCGGAGGATTTCGGCTTCGACTGGGTCGACTACGACGAGCGCAGGCTCGAGACGATGGTCAGCCGACTGCGGCAGCGCTGGCGAAGCGAGGCCGGTTCGGAACTGCCGCTGAAGACCGTCCATCGCACCGGCTACACGTTCGCCGTGCCGCTGATGCTGGCCTGA
- a CDS encoding NAD-dependent succinate-semialdehyde dehydrogenase has translation MANVTYTDTQLLIDGEWVDAASGKTIDVVNPATGKPIGRVAHAGIADLDRALAAAQSGFEAWRKVPAHERAATMRKAAALVRERADAIAQLMTQEQGKPLTEARVEVLSAADIIEWFADEGRRVYGRIVPPRNLGAQQTVVKEPVGPVAAFTPWNFPVNQVVRKLSAALATGCSFLVKAPEETPASPAALLRAFVDAGVPAGVIGLVYGDPAEISSYLIPHPVIRKVTFTGSTPVGKQLASLAGLHMKRATMELGGHAPVIVAEDADVALAVKAAGGAKFRNAGQVCISPTRFLVHNSIRDEFTRALVKHAEGLKVGNGLEEGTTLGALANPRRLTAMASVIDNARKVGASIETGGERIGSEGNFFAPTVIANVPLDADVFNNEPFGPVAAIRGFDKLEEAIAEANRLPFGLAGYAFTRSFANVHLLTQRLEVGMLWINQPATPWPEMPFGGVKDSGYGSEGGPEALEPYLVTKSVTVMAV, from the coding sequence ATGGCTAACGTGACTTATACGGATACGCAACTGCTGATCGACGGCGAGTGGGTCGACGCCGCGAGCGGCAAGACGATCGACGTCGTGAACCCGGCGACCGGCAAGCCGATCGGCAGGGTGGCCCATGCGGGCATCGCCGATCTCGACCGTGCGCTCGCCGCCGCGCAAAGCGGCTTCGAGGCATGGCGCAAGGTGCCCGCGCACGAGCGCGCGGCGACGATGCGCAAGGCGGCCGCGCTGGTGCGTGAACGCGCCGACGCGATCGCGCAGCTGATGACGCAGGAGCAGGGCAAGCCGCTCACCGAAGCGCGCGTCGAAGTGCTGTCGGCGGCGGACATCATCGAATGGTTCGCGGACGAAGGCCGCCGCGTGTACGGCCGGATCGTGCCGCCGCGCAACCTCGGCGCACAGCAGACGGTCGTGAAGGAGCCGGTCGGCCCGGTCGCCGCGTTCACGCCGTGGAATTTCCCGGTCAACCAGGTCGTGCGCAAGCTGAGCGCCGCGCTGGCAACCGGCTGTTCGTTCCTCGTGAAAGCGCCGGAAGAAACCCCCGCGTCGCCGGCCGCGCTGCTGCGCGCCTTCGTCGACGCAGGCGTGCCGGCCGGCGTGATCGGCCTCGTGTACGGCGATCCGGCCGAAATCTCGTCGTACCTGATCCCGCACCCGGTGATCCGCAAGGTCACGTTCACGGGTTCGACGCCGGTCGGCAAGCAGCTCGCCTCGCTGGCGGGCCTGCACATGAAGCGCGCGACGATGGAGCTGGGCGGGCACGCACCGGTGATCGTGGCCGAAGACGCCGACGTTGCGCTCGCGGTGAAAGCGGCCGGCGGCGCGAAGTTCCGCAACGCGGGGCAGGTCTGCATCTCGCCGACGCGCTTCCTCGTGCACAACAGCATCCGCGACGAATTCACGCGCGCGCTGGTCAAGCATGCCGAAGGGCTGAAGGTCGGCAACGGCCTCGAGGAAGGCACGACGCTCGGCGCGCTCGCGAACCCGCGCCGGCTGACCGCGATGGCGTCGGTCATCGACAACGCGCGCAAGGTCGGTGCGAGCATCGAAACCGGCGGCGAGCGGATCGGCTCGGAAGGCAACTTCTTCGCGCCGACCGTGATCGCGAACGTGCCGCTCGATGCGGACGTGTTCAACAACGAGCCGTTCGGCCCGGTCGCGGCGATTCGCGGTTTCGACAAGCTCGAAGAGGCGATCGCGGAAGCGAACCGTTTGCCGTTCGGTCTTGCCGGCTACGCGTTCACGCGTTCGTTCGCGAACGTGCACCTGCTCACGCAGCGCCTCGAAGTCGGGATGCTGTGGATCAACCAGCCGGCGACGCCGTGGCCGGAAATGCCGTTCGGCGGCGTGAAGGACTCGGGCTACGGTTCGGAAGGCGGCCCGGAAGCGCTCGAGCCGTACCTGGTCACGAAGTCGGTGACGGTGATGGCCGTCTGA
- a CDS encoding c-type cytochrome codes for MKNLTLKTLGTSLLAVSALLAGTAAYAAQAAPADSALVARGAYLAKAGDCVACHTAPRGTPFAGGLKMVTPMGAIYTTNITPDPETGIGGYTEAEFAGALRKGVAKDGHNLYPAMPYPSYAKLKDDDVKALYAYFMHGVEPVKQANRTSDIPWPLNMRWPLALWNMVFLDTTPYADKPAKDAMWNRGAYLVQGLGHCGSCHTPRGVGFQEKALDEGGAAFLSGASIDNWFASNLTGEPNTGLGRWNEAEVAQFLKTGANRHATAFGSMVSVINHSTQALSDDDLTAISRYLKSLPAAGGTGAPPYSYDPKATQVVLGRPAADPGAKVYNAYCLHCHGADGRGYAPLLAPLAGNPNVLEADAASLINVTLNGSETLVIDGVPSAYPMPAFSNQLNDRQIADVLTFMRAGWNNGAPAVQAADVAKLRKATAAAR; via the coding sequence ATGAAAAACCTCACCCTGAAGACGCTCGGCACGTCGTTGCTTGCCGTGTCCGCACTGCTGGCCGGCACGGCCGCATATGCCGCGCAGGCGGCGCCGGCCGACAGCGCGCTCGTCGCGCGCGGCGCGTATCTCGCGAAAGCGGGCGACTGCGTCGCGTGCCACACCGCGCCGCGCGGCACGCCGTTCGCCGGCGGCCTGAAGATGGTCACGCCGATGGGCGCGATCTACACGACCAACATCACGCCCGATCCGGAGACGGGCATCGGCGGCTATACGGAAGCCGAGTTCGCCGGCGCGTTGCGCAAGGGCGTCGCGAAGGACGGTCACAACCTGTATCCGGCGATGCCGTACCCGTCGTACGCGAAGCTGAAGGACGACGACGTGAAGGCGCTGTATGCGTACTTCATGCATGGCGTCGAACCGGTGAAGCAGGCGAACCGTACGTCCGACATCCCGTGGCCGCTGAACATGCGCTGGCCGCTCGCGTTGTGGAACATGGTGTTCCTCGACACGACGCCTTACGCCGACAAACCGGCGAAGGATGCGATGTGGAACCGCGGCGCGTATCTCGTGCAGGGGCTCGGGCACTGCGGGTCGTGCCACACGCCGCGCGGCGTCGGCTTCCAGGAGAAGGCGCTCGACGAAGGCGGCGCGGCGTTCCTGTCGGGTGCGTCGATCGACAACTGGTTCGCGTCGAACCTGACAGGCGAGCCCAACACGGGGCTCGGCCGCTGGAACGAGGCCGAGGTCGCGCAGTTCCTGAAGACCGGCGCGAACCGCCATGCGACCGCGTTCGGCTCGATGGTCAGCGTGATCAACCACAGCACGCAGGCACTCTCCGACGACGACCTGACGGCGATTTCGCGTTACCTGAAATCGCTGCCGGCGGCGGGCGGCACGGGCGCGCCGCCGTACAGCTATGATCCGAAGGCGACGCAGGTCGTGCTGGGCCGGCCGGCGGCCGATCCGGGCGCGAAGGTGTATAACGCTTACTGCCTGCATTGCCACGGCGCGGACGGGCGCGGTTACGCGCCGCTGCTCGCGCCGCTCGCCGGCAATCCGAACGTGCTCGAAGCCGATGCCGCGTCGCTGATCAACGTGACGCTGAACGGCAGCGAGACGCTCGTGATCGATGGCGTGCCGTCCGCGTATCCGATGCCGGCGTTCTCGAATCAGCTGAACGACCGGCAGATCGCCGACGTGCTGACGTTCATGCGCGCCGGCTGGAACAACGGCGCGCCGGCCGTGCAGGCGGCGGACGTCGCGAAACTCCGCAAGGCGACGGCGGCCGCGCGCTGA